From one Musa acuminata AAA Group cultivar baxijiao chromosome BXJ2-6, Cavendish_Baxijiao_AAA, whole genome shotgun sequence genomic stretch:
- the LOC103990163 gene encoding uncharacterized protein LOC103990163 → MGEEEKKKKKKHKHKDHKSQPQKPPRRDESATGDPHFKPSADVKGIRFGGQFVVKSFTVRQATPLELLRLLDIPPSCLSQCQSLPFPSTTTYLPTNFTILAHHAWHTLTLGLGTNKSKAVIFVFESESMKVAVDRLWPRMIPLGDVNKRLIRGLAGCEMSRFKFRKGCLTFYVYAVRRLGAAGFSCADDLRRILEAVVALKDFLDHTAMLALPSQRSIAFPNPVAMAH, encoded by the coding sequence atgggagaagaggagaagaagaagaagaagaaacataagCACAAGGACCATAAGAGCCAGCCACAAAAGCCTCCTCGCCGAGACGAGTCTGCGACGGGCGACCCTCACTTCAAGCCGAGCGCCGACGTCAAGGGCATCCGCTTCGGCGGCCAATTCGTGGTCAAGTCGTTCACCGTCCGGCAGGCGACGCCGCTGGAGCTGCTGCGGCTTCTGGATATCCCCCCGTCCTGCCTCAGCCAGTGCCAgagccttcccttcccttccaccACCACGTACCTGCCCACCAACTTCACCATCTTGGCCCATCATGCATGGCACACGCTCACCCTCGGCCTGGGCACCAACAAGTCCAAGGCGGTGATCTTCGTCTTCGAGTCGGAGAGCATGAAGGTGGCGGTGGACCGGCTGTGGCCGCGCATGATCCCGCTGGGGGACGTCAACAAGAGGCTCATCCGGGGACTCGCCGGCTGCGAGATGTCGCGGTTCAAGTTCCGGAAAGGGTGCCTGACGTTCTACGTCTACGCCGTGCGGCGGCTGGGAGCTGCCGGCTTCTCTTGCGCCGACGACCTACGAAGGATCCTCGAGGCGGTCGTGGCCCTCAAGGACTTCTTGGACCACACGGCCATGCTCGCACTGCCCAGCCAACGAAGCATCGCTTTCCCGAATCCCGTTGCAATGGCACACTAA
- the LOC135615849 gene encoding RHOMBOID-like protein 2, with product MGRESGASEIEIKVQGLQGDNDLNPAVSPFPASQPPGCRGLPPPEHRPFRRWTPWLVPAFVLANLVVFAVIMYENDCPKTYMGDCVAVFLGRFAFQPLKENPLFGPSSSTLEKMGALDVRKVVHEHQGWRLISCIWLHAGVIHVLANMLSLLLIGIRLEQEFGFARIGLLYAISGFGGSLMSALFIKSSISVGASGALFGLLGGMLSELLTNWTIYTNKCAALFTLVLIIAINLAVGVLPHVDNFAHIGGFVSGFLLGFVLLIRPHFGWVAQKNVPPGYLATPVKHKHKLYQYILWITAAILLIVGFTIGILMLFRGVNANDYCSWCHYLSCVPTSIRSCSSSTISCLSSQEGNSLNLMCGGNRRARSYLLPNATEAQIEELCSQLCS from the exons ATGGGGAGGGAATCTGGTGCGTCGGAAATCGAGATCAAGGTCCAGGGGCTGCAAGGGGACAACGACTTGAATCCGGCCGTTTCGCCGTTCCCTGCCTCGCAGCCGCCGGGGTGCCGGGGCCTGCCCCCGCCAGAGCACCGTCCGTTCCGGAGGTGGACACCCTGGTTGGTGCCGGCGTTCGTCCTGGCCAACCTGGTTGTGTTCGCCGTCATCATGTACGAGAATGATTGCCCCAAGACTTATATGGGGGACTGCGTTGCCGTCTTTCTCGGCCGGTTCGCCTTCCAGCCCCTGAAGGAGAATCCCCTCTTCGGGCCGTCGTCCTCAAC GTTGGAGAAGATGGGTGCTTTAGATGTGCGTAAAGTGGTTCATGAACACCAAGGATGGCGTCTGATTTCTTGCATTTGGCTACATGCTGGAGTCATCCATGTGCTTGCCAATATGTTGAGTCTTCTCTTAATTGGAATTCGGCTTGAGCAAGAATTTGGATTTG CACGGATCGGCCTGCTATATGCTATTTCTGGATTTGGTGGGAGTTTGATGTCTGCTCTGTTCATCAAATCAAGTATCTCTGTAGGTGCTTCTGGTGCACTTTTCGGATTGCTCGGTGGCATGCTTTCTGAACTATTAACCAATTGGACGATCTACACAAATAAG TGTGCAGCACTGTTTACCCTTGTGCTCATCATAGCAATCAACTTGGCTGTTGGAGTCCTACCACATGTGGATAACTTTGCTCATATTGGGGGATTTGTTTCTGGATTTCTTCTTGGATTTGTGCTCCTGATTCGCCCCCACTTTGGGTGGGTTGCCCAAAAGAATGTTCCACCTGGATATCTTGCAACTCCGGTCAAACACAAGCACAAGCTGTATCAATACATACTATGGATCACTGCTGCCATTCTTCTAATTGTTGG GTTCACCATTGGCATTCTTATGCTGTTTCGAGGGGTTAACGCAAATGATTATTGTTCTTGGTGCCATTACCTGAGTTGTGTGCCGACCTCCATAAGGAGTTGCTCATCATCCACTATTTCTTGCTTG TCGTCTCAAGAAGGGAACAGCCTGAACTTGATGTGTGGGGGAAACAGAAGAGCCCGTAGCTACCTCTTGCCGAATGCAACCGAAGCCCAGATAGAGGAACTCTGCTCCCAGCTGTGCAGTTGA
- the LOC135615848 gene encoding pentatricopeptide repeat-containing protein At4g11690-like: protein MPSTHNPFLLIQKIIKTQPIHHPATTSLIFRLLIDAHIRSQKPCPAALYLDRMLRCGLTPPITTFNRLLHLLLASDLLHTASSLFLDAKNRVPLDAYSFGIMIRGLCDAGRLDEASNLMEEFEAGGSPPSVVMYTTLIDGCCRRGSFDAARRLFDRMKGQGVAPNEFTYTVMISGCFRNGFSNAGFELYDEMKRAGVFPNLYTYNVLMSQCCKSQDLVFAFQLFDEMTEKGVLPNVVTYNTLIGGFCRQSMVKDATKLLVRMKDAGLRPSLVTYNVLIDGYCRAGKMVKASRVLNQMKQNGHSPSTITYHVLIDGFSRAGDLVGAANAYREMKDRGLTPTNVTYTILIDAFAREDDMERAFEMHRSMERAGLAADAHTYGVLMRGLCMQGEMKDARKLFDAMNDKGLKPTDVIYNMMIYGYCREGSSYRALRLLREMIGNGMVPNAASYGLTIRVLCKDGKRQEAEVLLSKVIHSGLQTCESINGALFDMQ, encoded by the coding sequence ATGCCTTCAACCCATAACCCCTTCCTTCTCATTCAAAAGATCATCAAAACCCAGCCGATTCACCACCCCGCCACCACCTCCCTCATCTTCCGCCTCCTCATCGACGCCCACATCCGATCCCAGAAACCCTGCCCCGCCGCCCTCTACCTCGACCGAATGCTGCGTTGCGGCCTCACTCCACCTATCACCACCTTCAACcggctcctccacctcctcctcgcaTCCGACCTCCTCCACACcgcctcctccctcttcctcgaCGCCAAGAACCGCGTCCCTTTGGACGCCTACAGCTTTGGCATTATGATCCGCGGCCTCTGCGACGCCGGACGCCTCGACGAAGCTTCGAACTTGATGGAGGAGTTCGAGGCCGGCGGCTCGCCGCCCAGCGTGGTCATGTACACGACTTTGATCGATGGGTGCTGTAGAAGAGGCAGCTTCGATGCGGCGAGGCGATTGTTCGATCGGATGAAGGGACAAGGCGTGGCCCCCAATGAGTTCACTTACACCGTCATGATCAGCGGGTGCTTCAGGAACGGCTTCTCCAATGCCGGGTTCGAGCTGTATGACGAGATGAAGCGCGCGGGAGTCTTTCCCAATCTCTACACATACAATGTGTTGATGTCCCAGTGTTGCAAGAGTCAAGATCTGGTCTTCGCCTTTCAGTTGTTCGACGAAATGACGGAGAAGGGAGTGTTGCCGAATGTTGTGACGTATAACACACTAATCGGTGGGTTTTGTAGGCAAAGCATGGTAAAAGACGCGACGAAGTTGTTGGTGAGGATGAAGGATGCTGGACTGAGACCGAGTTTGGTTACTTATAATGTTCTCATCGACGGGTATTGCAGAGCAGGAAAGATGGTGAAAGCTTCTCGTGTATTGAACCAGATGAAGCAAAATGGTCATTCTCCGAGTACGATCACTTACCATGTACTCATCGATGGGTTTTCTCGAGCTGGAGATTTGGTAGGAGCAGCCAATGCCTATCGAGAAATGAAGGACAGGGGGTTAACCCCCACGAACGTAACTTACACAATCCTCATCGATGCTTTTGCTAGAGAAGATGACATGGAGAGGGCTTTCGAGATGCATCGATCCATGGAGAGAGCGGGCTTGGCGGCAGATGCTCACACATACGGTGTTTTAATGCGTGGTTTGTGCATGCAGGGTGAGATGAAGGATGCCCGGAAGCTGTTCGACGCAATGAACGACAAAGGGTTGAAACCGACTGATGTGATATATAACATGATGATTTATGGGTACTGTAGAGAGGGCAGTTCATACAGGGCGCTGAGGCTGCTGAGGGAGATGATAGGAAATGGAATGGTTCCCAATGCTGCAAGCTATGGTCTGACCATTCGTGTGCTTTGCAAGGATGGGAAGCGGCAAGAGGCCGAGGTTTTGCTGAGTAAAGTGATACACTCGGGCTTGCAGACGTGTGAATCCATTAATGGAGCATTGTTTGACATGCAGTGA